A portion of the Streptomyces sp. NBC_00376 genome contains these proteins:
- a CDS encoding site-specific integrase, whose protein sequence is MQRSGWTVHYTSRDVDRPAAGPSWLRDLPDDLMPWLDEAGLPDGLPFLLSPRFEYDVVLNSYFHRVDLIDAPWNSNANRARALASYLNFLHRARGGKSWRQATEADHLAFHQWRRRDPAGPRVAGGTWSQEVAHVNQFFEWAVRQNQLGAVPIPHRSRRPAPLGTFTGTPRAYAEETVPATYAHDEGAERIEWLPPASYRLWRDVGLRGYGADGLPSGRFKGRWSARNATFTDLMVRTGMRLSEQSHLTTMEMPVRVGLGGYQRFWLPGAIAKYFSARWIYAPHSVVRDLAAYAELDRAEVAEDARAAGRYRRWRRPLVIDDPSRPQLVRVTGGARRPLNLRELKPMERRRLLVETTDGLEPALFWLGEDGQPLAVSTWKSVFADANDRCRGQRIALSCHAHLLRHGFAVVTLEQLQRGHIAALAELNEAQRGHYTRIFGDPLDWVRRRLGHRSVLTTAIYLHALQELEMETRMALVPDSWEDPRDTPLQRIGEDTPPSAEERETIG, encoded by the coding sequence ATGCAGAGATCTGGCTGGACAGTTCACTACACCAGCCGCGACGTCGACCGGCCCGCTGCTGGGCCTTCCTGGCTGCGTGACCTGCCCGATGACCTGATGCCGTGGCTCGACGAGGCCGGGCTGCCGGACGGGCTGCCGTTCCTGTTGTCGCCTCGATTCGAGTACGACGTGGTGCTCAACTCGTACTTCCATCGAGTGGATCTCATCGATGCCCCGTGGAACAGCAACGCCAACCGGGCTCGTGCCCTGGCGAGTTACCTGAACTTCCTGCACCGCGCCCGTGGCGGGAAGTCGTGGCGGCAGGCGACCGAGGCCGATCACCTGGCGTTTCATCAGTGGCGGCGCCGTGATCCGGCAGGTCCGCGGGTGGCGGGCGGCACCTGGAGCCAGGAGGTCGCGCACGTCAACCAGTTCTTCGAGTGGGCGGTACGGCAGAACCAGCTTGGCGCCGTCCCGATCCCGCACCGCTCGCGACGGCCTGCGCCGCTGGGGACGTTCACGGGTACGCCGAGGGCTTACGCGGAGGAGACGGTCCCTGCGACCTATGCGCATGATGAGGGCGCCGAGCGGATCGAGTGGCTCCCGCCGGCTTCCTACCGGCTCTGGCGGGACGTTGGCCTGCGCGGATACGGGGCGGACGGGCTGCCCTCGGGCCGGTTCAAGGGCCGCTGGTCGGCGAGGAACGCGACGTTCACGGATCTCATGGTCCGCACCGGCATGCGGCTGTCCGAGCAATCCCACCTGACCACGATGGAGATGCCAGTCCGGGTCGGTCTGGGCGGCTACCAGCGGTTTTGGCTGCCCGGGGCGATCGCGAAGTACTTCTCCGCCCGCTGGATCTACGCCCCGCACAGCGTGGTGCGCGACCTGGCGGCCTACGCGGAACTGGACCGCGCGGAGGTGGCCGAGGACGCCCGCGCGGCCGGACGCTACCGGCGGTGGCGCCGCCCGCTGGTGATCGACGACCCGTCGCGTCCGCAGCTGGTGCGGGTAACCGGCGGGGCTCGCCGCCCTCTGAACCTGCGCGAGCTCAAGCCGATGGAACGGCGCCGGCTGCTGGTGGAGACTACGGACGGCCTGGAGCCGGCGTTGTTCTGGCTCGGCGAGGACGGGCAGCCTCTGGCGGTGTCGACCTGGAAGAGTGTCTTCGCCGACGCCAACGACCGCTGCCGGGGCCAGCGGATCGCGCTGTCGTGTCATGCCCACCTTCTGCGGCACGGATTTGCCGTGGTGACCTTGGAACAGCTTCAGCGGGGCCACATCGCGGCCCTGGCCGAGCTCAACGAGGCCCAACGCGGCCACTACACCCGCATCTTCGGCGACCCTCTCGACTGGGTCCGCCGCAGACTCGGACACCGGTCGGTCCTCACCACGGCCATTTACCTGCACGCCCTGCAGGAGCTGGAGATGGAGACGCGAATGGCTCTGGTCCCCGACTCCTGGGAGGACCCCCGCGACACCCCGCTCCAGCGGATCGGCGAGGACACGCCGCCGTCAGCCGAGGAGAGGGAGACGATCGGATGA